In one Streptomyces venezuelae genomic region, the following are encoded:
- the treZ gene encoding malto-oligosyltrehalose trehalohydrolase codes for MRFEVWAPDAERVVLECAGATRALERDGGRAGWWSGEAAAEDGTLYGFSVDGGPVLPDPRSRRQPEGPDGLSAVVDHDRYAWRTPWAGRGVRDAVLYELHVGTYTREGTLDAAADRLGHLAELGITHVELMPLCPFPGRYGWGYEGVSLWAVHEPYGGPEALKRFVDAAHAHGLGVVLDVVHNHLGPSGNYLPAFGPYFTETHQTPWGAAVNLDAPGSDEVRAYLTGSALAWLRDYRIDGLRLDAVHALVDTRACHFLEELSVAVDSLAAELDRPLALIAESDLGDPRIVTPRARGGLGLQAQWNDDFHHALHTTLTGEAQGYYEDFARAPLAALAKTLTRGFFHDGTYSTFRGRAHGRPVDRARTPAYRFLGYAQTHDQIGNRALGDRLSASLSPGLLACAAALTLTSPFTPMLFMGEEWGATTPWQFFTDHTDPELAEAVRRGRRREFAAHGWAAEDIPDPQDHGTRDRSCLDWSEPAKGHHARLLAWHRELIALRRARGDLTDPDLAAVRVVYDEGARWFAYRRGDLRIAVNFGKEPVTVPLDGRHARVLAAWEPVQAPGADGVVRLPAESCVILATA; via the coding sequence GTGAGGTTCGAAGTGTGGGCGCCGGATGCCGAGCGGGTCGTGCTGGAGTGCGCGGGGGCCACGCGCGCGCTGGAGCGCGACGGGGGCCGCGCGGGGTGGTGGTCGGGGGAAGCGGCGGCCGAGGACGGCACCCTGTACGGCTTCTCGGTGGACGGCGGGCCGGTCCTGCCCGACCCGCGCTCGCGCCGCCAGCCGGAGGGGCCCGACGGGCTCAGCGCGGTCGTCGACCACGACCGGTACGCGTGGCGCACGCCGTGGGCGGGGCGCGGGGTGCGGGACGCGGTCCTGTACGAGCTGCACGTGGGGACGTACACGCGCGAAGGGACGCTCGACGCGGCAGCCGACCGGCTCGGACACCTGGCGGAGCTGGGCATCACGCACGTGGAGCTGATGCCGCTGTGCCCGTTCCCCGGGCGGTACGGCTGGGGGTACGAGGGGGTGTCGCTCTGGGCGGTGCACGAGCCGTACGGCGGGCCCGAGGCGCTGAAACGATTTGTCGACGCGGCGCACGCGCACGGCCTCGGCGTCGTCCTGGACGTCGTCCACAACCACCTCGGCCCCTCCGGCAACTACCTGCCCGCGTTCGGGCCGTACTTCACCGAGACGCACCAGACGCCGTGGGGCGCCGCCGTCAACCTGGACGCGCCCGGCTCGGACGAGGTGCGCGCGTATCTGACGGGCAGCGCCCTGGCCTGGCTGCGCGACTACCGCATCGACGGCCTCCGCCTCGACGCGGTGCACGCGCTGGTGGACACGCGCGCGTGCCACTTCCTGGAGGAACTCTCCGTCGCCGTCGACTCCTTGGCCGCCGAGCTCGACCGGCCGCTGGCCCTGATCGCCGAGTCGGACCTGGGCGACCCGCGGATCGTCACCCCGCGCGCGAGGGGCGGCCTCGGTCTCCAGGCGCAGTGGAACGACGACTTCCACCACGCGCTGCACACCACGCTCACCGGCGAGGCGCAGGGCTACTACGAAGACTTCGCTCGCGCACCGCTGGCCGCTCTCGCCAAGACGCTGACACGCGGCTTCTTCCACGACGGGACGTACTCGACGTTCCGCGGCCGCGCCCACGGACGCCCGGTGGACCGCGCGCGGACCCCCGCGTACCGCTTCCTCGGCTACGCGCAGACGCACGACCAGATCGGCAACCGCGCCCTGGGAGACCGGCTTTCGGCCTCCCTCTCCCCCGGCCTGCTCGCCTGCGCGGCCGCGCTCACCCTGACGAGCCCGTTCACACCGATGCTCTTCATGGGCGAGGAGTGGGGCGCCACGACGCCCTGGCAGTTCTTCACCGACCACACGGACCCCGAACTCGCGGAGGCCGTACGCCGGGGCAGGCGCAGGGAGTTCGCGGCGCACGGGTGGGCCGCGGAGGACATCCCCGACCCGCAGGACCACGGGACCCGCGACCGGTCGTGCCTGGACTGGTCCGAGCCGGCGAAGGGCCACCACGCGCGGCTCCTCGCCTGGCACCGGGAACTGATCGCCCTGCGGCGCGCCCGCGGCGATTTGACCGACCCCGACCTCGCGGCGGTGCGGGTCGTGTACGACGAGGGAGCCCGCTGGTTCGCGTACCGGCGCGGGGATCTGCGGATCGCCGTGAACTTCGGCAAGGAGCCCGTCACCGTGCCGCTGGACGGGCGCCACGCGCGCGTGCTCGCCGCGTGGGAGCCGGTCCAGGCGCCCGGCGCGGACGGAGTGGTGCGACTGCCGGCCGAATCGTGCGTGATCCTGGCAACGGCGTGA
- a CDS encoding aldo/keto reductase, which produces MKQRFLGRTGLRVSELCFGAMTFGSGADEATSHRMLDTFTEAGGTFVDTADMYGRGLSEEILGRWLKGRRRDELVVATKVFATMSDAPNAGGLSRKHIVSAVDASLRRLGTDYIDLYQTHVWDATTPVEETLSTLDTLVKAGKVRYLGASNHSGAQLQKALDVARAHDWEPYACLQPFYNLLGRDIEWELLPLSEAEGVGVIPYSPLHGGWLSGKFRRGMTAPPEGTRGAGSWEEQATEDTWRVVDAVLEVAGETGRSPAQVALRWLLQQPGVTAPIVGARSVEQLTDNLGCVEWELTEGQRERLTEASARPLPYPYNVLAHYPGREPRVGPRTDNS; this is translated from the coding sequence ATGAAGCAACGATTCCTGGGCCGGACCGGGCTGCGCGTCAGCGAACTCTGCTTCGGCGCGATGACGTTCGGCAGCGGCGCGGACGAGGCGACGTCGCACCGCATGCTGGACACGTTCACGGAGGCCGGCGGCACGTTCGTCGACACGGCCGACATGTACGGACGCGGTCTGTCGGAGGAGATCCTCGGCCGCTGGCTCAAGGGCCGCCGCAGGGACGAACTCGTCGTCGCCACCAAGGTGTTCGCCACGATGAGCGACGCGCCGAACGCCGGCGGCCTGAGCCGCAAACACATCGTGTCCGCCGTCGACGCGAGCCTGCGGCGGCTCGGCACCGACTACATCGACCTCTACCAGACGCACGTGTGGGACGCGACGACGCCCGTTGAGGAGACCCTGTCCACCCTGGACACCCTCGTGAAAGCGGGCAAGGTCCGCTACCTGGGCGCGAGCAACCACTCCGGAGCACAGCTGCAGAAGGCCCTCGACGTGGCGCGGGCGCACGACTGGGAGCCGTACGCGTGCCTGCAGCCGTTCTACAACCTGCTCGGGCGTGACATCGAGTGGGAGCTGCTGCCGCTCAGCGAGGCGGAGGGCGTCGGCGTCATCCCGTACAGCCCGCTGCACGGCGGCTGGCTCTCGGGCAAGTTCCGGCGGGGCATGACGGCCCCGCCGGAGGGCACGCGGGGCGCGGGCAGCTGGGAGGAGCAGGCCACGGAGGACACGTGGCGGGTCGTCGACGCGGTCCTGGAGGTCGCCGGGGAGACCGGGCGCTCCCCGGCGCAGGTGGCGCTGCGCTGGCTCCTCCAGCAGCCCGGTGTGACCGCGCCGATCGTCGGGGCCCGCTCCGTCGAGCAGCTGACCGACAACCTGGGTTGCGTGGAATGGGAGTTGACGGAAGGGCAGCGGGAGCGGCTCACGGAGGCGAGCGCCCGGCCGCTGCCCTACCCGTACAACGTCCTCGCGCACTACCCGGGCCGCGAGCCGCGGGTCGGCCCGCGCACCGACAACAGCTGA